The following is a genomic window from Rutidosis leptorrhynchoides isolate AG116_Rl617_1_P2 chromosome 8, CSIRO_AGI_Rlap_v1, whole genome shotgun sequence.
tTTACTATCATtacacgtgttaatatatatataattgaatataggttcgtaaatccaagacaaaccctacacttgttaaatgaagtcatatgtatttttactacaaaatacagtaggtgagtttcatttgctccctttttaattgcttttgcaatatatatattttgggctgagaatgcatgcgctgcttttataaatgtttacaaaatagacacaagtacttaaaaatatattctacgttgagttgtaccactggcatacttccctgtagcttggtaactactatttacatgggtattgtaaacgcgaatcctgttgatagatctatcgggcctgacaaccccaaccggactggacgaccagtattcaacggttgcacagtacttcgtttcggtgactacacttggtacagtgtagtgagatttcataataaagggaatatgcgacgttgattaaatgttaagtatggttatcaagtgctcaaccacttagaatgctttacatacacttgcgagtgtattatgtttatgattatgaaatcttgtggtctattaaaatattgaaatgattgttatgataaacctatgaactcaccaaccttttggttgacacttttaagcatgtttattctcaggtacgaattaagtcttccgctgtgcattagctcattttaaggacattacttggagtcgatcatcgcaatgggaccaaatgttgatgacttcgtccaggtggataaggacgggtcgttacatcttgtaacggtaattgtcataccaactaccgggaattagcaatcagtattttgaatctcgcagcattttctacgacaacagttatatatagataacatttatcttctagacttacttacttcgaatgtgaagtttctgaaaaacaccccaaactgtgaaactagtcctccgaattttggaaaaatactgatgaagcagcaaaaactgtaaacgacgttaacagtcaaaagtttgatgataaagaatggtatggtggtaaagctgagaaaaagagaaggtttgaaactggaaaacggatttaaCAGATCATGAAGGAgacaaaggacaaatacaaggaccaaactctatattcaaagaatccaaatgattcagtgtctgctgaagtcattagagaataccttgttccttactctaaaacctttacggacaatattcttcatcatcatcttatcttaaatatgctaagatatcatcatatctcccattataaatatcctccatatttctgaagatatttttcgaaaccatttttatctgaaatcattacctcttcgcaatatctgcgctataatataaaagaaactattttattttctaaattctgaaaccttcaagtttaaaatatgaatgttttgaagtagtgttgggaactaaagcatgaattagtataatataatgacacttgatcaacgtgattatattacagtaagtcatgctgagtttctaatgaaacgtgataaaggttcacaaatCACACCCTcaacatgaaccatgttacataactctttcattctatataatttataaatatatcaagaaaatatatttcttgatgattcggtcttttccaaatgttctggtaatttgataaatcaagatcgtgccattacaattcccttcttagaacatgaactatgttcatttcaaaatccatacctatgaattctggaccattattcgcttgacttgaaatcGGAAAGAGAAATTGAAAGCATGGAGCTttgaaatataacggagaatataaagcccgataaaaacacataaatcacaaaccatgtatatcaataagtattgcaacgtaaagacacaggagaactaaaaatactataaagccaagagtatagtaaaagtgaatagattcctccggcgacagatgaaaaagaagaatgatagatatgaaagttaggagtatatcaataattagaactggatgaagcattttcacaatcttttggaagtattaaataaggaagaagattataggagtggtgaaaataaatgaaacggaagaggtcaatttatagcgaaatatcagacataacaatcgaggcagattacgcatttaatcaaaggaaatcttaatttccttaaatttcgaagaatcaaatcttatttagattatgaagattttctattccttaaatttcggaaatcaatcgttactacgtcaagagataagacgcatctctattctccattacgataacttccctcatacgcttcgagtaattagattgttttatccatattattcaacggtgataaaaattctatttatcaactcatattcgtcatgaaaacatttttattgttagccatgatgacctcactcaaatttcggaacgaaatttctttaacggggaggtactgtgatgacccggaaatttctgatcaaatttaaacttaatctttaacgtttccgacacgataagcaaagtctatgaagttgaatctcaaaatcttgaactattcaattacccctcgattgttctcaacgattcgcgaacaattatatgtaaatagatacatatactataacttgaaaacgtaacaaagtgttaagtaaacgataatgtgcattaaacatattggtttgattatctgattgatatatttaactatgaagttaaaagattatgctaaacgattgaattaaaagatatttactgagtcccttaaggattatgatattattacgggtctctgttgtaaggtccacgttgatttgggaaatcattcatgtttaacggtattcggaattaatggtaaagtgtttgtttaaataacgtaatttggacacatacaataataaggaatattaactgttagaattgaatctatgaacaacttgcaacgtatatttagaacgtgtttaagtatattgaatatatatttatgaatatatagcttcaggttatttgaaaacaataataacattcagttattgattcaattgatatttagttatgttaattagaacgtttgagaaataaacgatgacacataaatgaattacatgaatttaagtttaaatgtataaacaatatgcgatataacaatttcaaatgattttaaaatgtattttaataaatagcgagacaatgatttatagaagtaaatgaccaaaacactcgaaagtttaagatacactttgagtgatataatttagggataatttaaggctatattttgacaaaggtacgtgtcccaaaatataaattacaagttttttcagcgtacgaagggacactcgaaaaaccggaaccgggacataagtcgagtgacgacgtacgacttatcggaacaaaaatttcaagtcaactatgcacgagaatataatataatatataattaattaatataaattatatatattatatattaataaataaatatgtcgacaaacaagaaaacaaaagtttgtgagctggatcagagggtcatgcgatcgcatggccttgaagcacaaataccatgcgatcgcatggggtactttttcaggccaagtctttataaagcgatcaaattcagtttttgtgatatatatttctttcatcttacactccgtatagcttatttatattattattattattattattattattattattattattattattattattattattattattattattattaagattaatattattattaatcttattattattagtattattaatattaattagtattatacataaaatactacgacgagattatgagcgtgtcactttcaaaatggttttcaagcgggatagagctaaggaaattatgggttattgtcaaggaggttatgggtaatgttcgggggtatatttgtgaatcaaacctagtgtttatcatcaccgttacgtctacgtactttcctacaatattgaatctcaatactaatacgtaagcactcataatttatcttttatatattaattgtgtatccatgtctagtgctcgagtatatatatttatacatgcttgtatgctaaatttcgtcgctaaacagtttataatgaatcacgaattaaatacatatattactggtaaaaggtatatgatatacatgtttttggaaagctggcgaaaaatcaatgacttttcatttagatatcgaatagtttcgatgaacggattaaaagatatgatcaactgaattatgattgatgataattgaaattgcttttgaatctgcaattaagatttaaacaacttgtttacaagattgataaaatggatttttaaatattaccagccgagtaaatgaatccttatataaggtacgtctcgtttgttgaactattgtcaaaattgactttttgaaacaactttggataacttttgtatgtcgatatcgagcattaggattatgatacactatgacctgacctagcttggtagacatttattgaccaacatatgttctctaggttgagatttacgattatttgatattccgagtttcagtcacattttggtgaacgactttatatgctgctgaggtgagtttcatatgatcccttttactcaatatatttttgggctgagaatacatgcaatttattttaaacgcaatggatacaagtacatacttaattctacactgagtttaaaccgaaaatcccttagctttggtaactagtaactgccagtacataagatgtggactggtgggcgcaaataacagtatatggatccatagggcttgacatccccgtccgagctagagtgctagccttttaacgggcgtgtgttatttgagtttatgacacgttggtttgcgtgtattaaaacgaatggggtatttatcattataacgttaaagtttagttaccagggtgctctgttatgtagaatctattgataaacatttctggatgaaacaactgaaatcttgtgatccacttttatatacagattatgcgaaacactaaaactatgaactcaccaacctttgtgttgacacttgttagcatgtttattctcaggttccctagaagtcttccgctgtttgcttatatgctagacaagctatgtgcatggagtcttacatgacatatttttcaaggaaacgttgcattcaccaaatcatcactatgtatcttattttgactgcattgtcaacggaagtactattgtaaactattatttacggtgattgtctatatgtagaaatcatcagatgtcgaaaagctttgatttaaatattcatttatggtgtgccttttcaaaagaatgcaatgtttacaaaacatatcatatagaggtcaaatacctcgcaatgaaatcaatgaatgacgtattgtccatatggatttgcagcgatcgtcacacatgcatatcatataccttttatcagtaatatatgtatttaattcgtgattcattataaactgtttaacgacgaaatttagcatacaagcatgtataaatatatactcgtgcactagacatgtatacactattaatatgtaaaagataagatatgaatgctcacgtatcaatattgagattcaatattgcaggaaagtacgtagacgcaacagagatgataattactaggtttgacttgcgaacaatacctatgaacattacccataacctccatagctataacccataattttcttagttctatcccgtttgaagcttgttttgaaaatgacacgctcatgacctcgtcgtaatattttatgtataatattactaaaaatattaagattaataataataataatcttaataataataataataataataataataataataataataataataataataataataataataataataataataataaaaaataaataaataaataaataaataaatacttacggagtaatatgtgtaaaaaaatatgcgcaagaaacctggtatttatagccataattcctgattctgatgcccatgcgatcgcatgggttttatgcctatttctcatgcgattgcatggccgtcTGAtctagctcacatatttttttattttcttgtttgtctacataattaaatataatatatataatttaaataattaattatatattatattaaattcatgtgcatagttgacttgtaattttcgttccgatgactcgtacgttgtcactcgacttatgtcccggtttcggtttctcgaacgcatttttgtacacttagaaaactcgtaatttacgttttgtgactcttacttttgtcaaaatatagtcttaaattatcaataaactatatcattcaaagtgtatcttaaactttcgagtgttttggtcatttacttctataaatcattgtctcgctatttgttaatatatatatatatatatatatatatatatatatatatatatatatatatatatatatatatatatatatatatatatatatataataacaaatcgttttatgaccaagttaatatatattttcaacattcataaacacgttttaaatatacgtcataagttattcatacaattaatattccaacttgtcatatatattcaaataaatatttaaaccaataagtttaatgtacagtatcaaaaaaatttaatacattgttacgttttcaagttatagtatatatatatatatacgtatctatatacatataattgttcgcgaatcgtcgagaacaaccgaaagttaTTTgattatatgaaaatagttcaaaaaatttgagattcagttttacagactttgtttatcgtgtcgaaaatgttaatcatacaaagattaagtttaaatttggtcaaaaatttccgggttgtcacaacagcATTACCACATCCTTTAACGACGAATACATTATGCAATTCTGAAAACCAGAATGGACCAAGACTAAGGTCAATACTTTGGATGTGACCATAACTATTTGAAACTGAATTTGAACATCGAGAAATTTGTGGGACGTTAACAGTGACAGTTTGTTGTTCCAAATCTATAGATAACAACTCATGGTTGTTGAGTGCAGACAAATACGGTATCGATGAGTTGCAATCAATAACGTACCATTTGTCGAAAGAACATTTTTCTCCTATACCAAAAGGGTAAGGAATTATCACCTGTCCACAAGTATCATTGCATCCTGGCTTTGCAAAATCAAGAGCTTTTATTGATGATGTTTTTGATAAAATTAAGATAAttagcaaatggaaaacttgaaaatgcATCATTTTTAGATGAATGAATATGATAATATGTGTGATTTCGTTAAATAATACTCCAATTTTTAATTAAGGAATTTATATCATGGTTAAGTTTGAGCAAGTCAAAGAAATAATACAAGTCTTTGATACATTATTCTTCCATTGCAAAGTCGGTGAGAGAAAAGGATTTGGATCAATAACAAACCACATCGTTGGTCAAATGTAGGGTCATTTAAAGAAAAACATGCATACAAGATCTTTACTCTACTTTCCTTGGGGGAGTTGTTAGAACTCAACTCTGAAGCATTCAAATTTTATTCCAGAGAGCAATATGATACGGAGTATATAAGTACATGACAACTATTAAATATATCGTTTTTttaacttattaatattaatattaagtgaAGTATTAACATAGTAGAACATTacacaaaaataaataaatgttataaataataaataaacaataataataataataataataataataataataataataataataataataataatacgagtaGTATATAATTATCAAGTGAGCCTTCTAATATATTTAACGAACTAAACTTATGACAATTTGGCCAAcgcacccacaccagcggaagtgaggatataattgtttgagacaaacttgcgagaaataataattagcaaaataaagtaactgataacacgacgatttaacgtggttcggcaaaactctgcctacgtccacccccaagagttccctttattcttataatataaaagatctCGGTACAAGAAAAAAGTACACTGTAAGTTAACcctaacccaagccccttagattttaggataaaatctaagattcccgtacactcttttacactccttacaagaataagcTCTCGACCTCACAaaaaacacactccgttgatattaTCGCTCAACTATGTTTTTCCTTTTTGTGATACTTTGATCCTCTATGGATGTCTTCTATCATTTTCAAGTCCATCTATTTATAGATGCACATATACATGTGAAAAGATAGCTACATGTGATACCATTAATGACATGTCGTATTCTTTGACTTGAAACATCGAGAGCCGTGTATACCTTGCAAACTTCAATTTGACAACTATTGTTAAACACCACATGTATACATTGTATCTTGACTTTTGAGCAAGGCAAATCAAACTTTTCTACAATAGTTTCACACATGGAGAAGACAATTTCATTTTGATGTCTTCACCATGCAAAAGACAATTTCAATTTGTCTACTAAATGTGAGCCATCATATTGGACAACCatccaacaatctccaccttggCGAACATTCCATCTTCTCCGTCACCGAAAATACTAACGCATGGTACTTTTACCATTGGCCTCCGTATCACCGctgcacacaccttgaatcacctcgATCTTGAACCCTGATTCAAATAAACTGGCCAATAATCATGTGCAGCTAACCCTGTCAACTTACCTAGTTAACACCGGAGAGGAATCTCGAATCACCTCTCCCACCACAGTAGAATTTTCCTTCTCACCATCGTCTGCCTCGGTCAAACATGTCCTAACATGTTCCCGACTTGTTTCCCGCGTGCACGCTTTCTAAACCTCCGAGACACGAGTATATTTTGTACTCGCCACCAGACGATATAAACTCTCATACTTCTCTCGCTTCATCAGGACCTTTACGCcacgtgtgattttcataactccacctacggCCTAATAGTCGTGTCCTTGAGAATCCAACACGCATAAGAAAATTATATTCTTGCACATCCTTGGTGTGTACGCCACACCACCAAGAGCGTATGCAGCTCCGTGAAACAAAATTTTTTTCACCATGCAAACAAcctcaacatcacatgttgaaccatcacctaaagtAAGCACCCCGCTTTCTTTAACattagcttatcaaaataagcttCCATGGAACACACATGCATTGTACAACCCgaatctaaaatccattcatcttgaACAGAAGTAGAACTTTTGAAGATTGTGAGAACATCTCCCAAATTAACCGATTCATTAACTGCAATGCAACTGCAACCGACGAACCCCCAGATTTATCTTCACCATTCTTCCAAAGTAGAGAGTACTTCTTGAAGTGACCCCACTCctgacatttgaagcactggatacCCTTCATTCTGTCTCTTGATCTGGACCTACTTCTATCACCAGATCTTTTTCCGGAAAACTTTCTCtttccatgaccaaccatagcaaatTCATGCTCAAAACGGTCATCGGATCTTCGTCTCTTATCCTGAGATAAGAGTGCCGGTACTACCTCCTCCATCTTTACAGTAGCTTTTCCATAAATAATAGTAGTGACCAAAATATCATACGAACTGGGAAGAGAGGcaagaagaataagggtcttatcttcttcctcaaCATAAACCTCAACTTTTGCAAGTTGATACACTAGACCATTAAACACGTTCAAGTGTTCAACGATTACAATCGTCATCCGTCATCTTTTCAGGCATGCCGTCCTTTTTACCCTTTAACGGCTTTGCCAAGCCCTACTAAACCGGGACATCCTTCAACCTTGATTGCCACAAAGCGAGATTCCCGGATCCatcaaatggctccaccttaaacTCTGCATACTGCTATTTCCCGCCATCTCCAAGCAAAAAACTATTCGAAACACTTagatgctctgataccatttgttatGACAACTTGCCCAACGCACCCACAtcagcggaagcgaggatataattgtttgagacaaacttgcgagaaataataattagcaaaataaagtaactaataacacgacgatttaacgtggttcggcaaaaccttgcctacgtccacccccaagagttccctttattcttataatataaaagatccCGGTACAAGAAAAAAGTACACTATAAGTTAACCCTAACcaaagccccttagattttaggataaaatctaagttttccgtacactcttttacacccCTTACAAGAATAAGCTCTCGACCTCACAaaaaacacactccgttgatattaTCGCTCAACTATGTTTTTCCTTTTTGTGATACTTTGATCCTCTCTGGATGCCTTCTATCATTTTCAAGTCCTTCTATTTATAGATGCACATATACATGTGAAAACATAGCTACATGTGATACCATTAATGACATGCCGTCTTCTTTGACTTGAAACATCGAGAGCCGTGTATACCTTGCAAACTTCAATTTGACAACTATTGCTGAACACCACATGTATACATTGTATCTTGACTATTGAGCAAGGCAAATCAAACTTTTCTACTATAGCTTCACACATGGAGAAAGACAATTTCATTTTGATGTCTTCACCATGCAAAAGACAATTTCAATTTGTCTACTAAATGTGAGCCATCATATTGGACAACCATCCAACAACTATAAACTAGAGCTTTATATGTTGAGTTCAAAATGAGTTGATCTCAAGCTTTTAAACTCATTGAATTTTAAACTCGTCAAGCTTATTACCCCTGCTAGACACAACTGGGTCAACTGTGGTGTTTTTCACTAAACGGTCTTAGTAGCGTTGTGTCTATTAAGTCGCGTTGTGTCTATTAAGTCTATCCGTACATTATAAGCGTGTTTGATGGGATTGGATTATATGATAGATGACTACTGTGTTGATTTTTATTGCATATTTCACACAGAaaatatagtataataataataaaataatattaaaatggATATTAGGGTCATCATCAATAACTAGATGATCAAGAACTGTAAAACTAGCCCTTAACTAAAAAAAAATAGCCCAATGAGCTACAGGACAACTATATGGACAGCGCAGTTAAGCCCACTTTTGTTAAGCAAGTTAACAGTATATGCTCAAACAACTGAACAAAATATACCTGATTCCATcagcatataaatataaatatatttaaactttCGAGGATTCTAGTTTAAGGAGTACAATTCAACAAtgcggtaaaatgctaaaaaaagTTATAGTTACCTACCAACTTAAAAAGCCAGAAGACAAAGATAGGAGAACGAAAATCTATAAACTTGGTTTGAGGCTCCAATGCTTGTAGATATATGTTTTCTTTTGGTTCTTCCCTCACTCCACTTTGTGTTGCGTATTCCATTGCCATTTCGTAATCCACCTGTAAGTATCAATCAACAAAATCATTAACAGAATTCTCAAATGTCTCCACATTCTAGAAAATTCCTATTCAATTTCATAATTAAGTTCTAAGCAAAATCTCATATAAATTACTTACCTGTTCCACATGTTGTGCAAGTTTTTCAGATAGGGTCTCTTTTGTTACCGAACGATTAGTGACTTTTTGAAGTAATTCTGCATCCTCATCCTTAATCTCGGTGCGATGCTTCTTTTTTGCATGTAATTGTGATGCCTCTTTCAATACAGTATATATAGCACCCGATGCATCATCCAAgtacagtggcggaacttgaacccggacACAGGTGGGGCgaatgtaaaaatttaataaaagtttCAATGCCAggagggtaaacactaaaaaaaaccttatttgttagtgaaaaaaaaattttttggtgtaaattttttttttttttcaaatccggAGGGGGCGGGCACCCCCTCCGGATATAACTAAGTTCCGCCCCTGTCCAAGTACCTACAACCAATACGAAGAGCATTTGACTAACGATTCTAGCTCAACAGCAAAGgtcaatttttatatacatatgGTGTGACACAAAGGTTTGAACTTACTTGATTAAGTTTCTTTTCCTCTCTTGTTGCTCACGAGCCTGAATTTTCTTCACTATTTTTTACTTTAGCTGGAAGCAACACTGTTTAATGCAAGTCTGCAGGAATGGGttgtaaattttaattttttttcccaCAATTGCCAATAGTCCTTGTGGTTTACATGAAATTACACAAATCACCCTTATCTACTGAAAATTACAGCGATAGTCCCTCTGTCTTTCATGAAATTACATCAATCATCCTTATCTTTTGCAAATTACACTGAAGGTGTACGTTGATGGTCCCTCCTATTAATGCACATTTTGAATAAGGGACCATCAACGTACACTTTTATATCAGTCATGGACGATCGGTATAATTGGATAAAAACCACATGGACGGCCGCTTTAATATTCAAAAGACAAGGAAGGTTAGAATAATTTCATGTAAACTACAAGGACTAATGGTACAATTTACTCTAAAATTAATATGAAGGCAAACCAACCTTAACAGTATTAACAATCTCACTAATGTCATCAATATATTCCTTTCCGGTCCCCTTAAAAGGAATTTTGGTGCTTACAATGCTAACAAAAACACCAATTTTATCCTGTGTCTGATTAATTTTGTAAATGCTCCAACTGAAAGAAATTATAACATATCAGGAGACCTACAAAAAAGGGACTACcgaaaaaattaaaacttatatcagTCTTACTTGATCCTCTTCATTGCAGTTCTGGTGACAACATCAGCACCTTGCTCAAATAGCAGTGGTATCCGATTTGCAAACCGAAAGATATTTAAACCCTAGAATTTTCATAGCCACAAAAAGCAacaaatatataatacataaatgcaTTGGTTGAGGTACAGCTTTGATGCAAAAAAGAGGGAATTCAAAGACGAAAGAAACAAACTTACTTGCTTCATTGCTTGACATCTTTTCCGCCCACGCTAACTCCAGCTTCTACAATGAACGGGTGTCCTTCGAATACTTGAGCACTGGAATTAAGATTAAATTCAGACTGTATTTATTTTCATGCTATTGTAGtgttttatatgtttatataatatgAAGTTGAGTGAAGCTTTAGGCATTTCAATCATGAATATTACCTTGCAGTATAAGTTGCAACCATGTCGGGATGAAGTTCCTTTATGATACCCAAACGAAGGTTGTACTCTCCTGCAGGACTAACACACTAGATGGAAATGATGTTATTTACAAACTTTCTTCTTAGGAAAACCATATACATCCACAAGTTAAAAATATTAACGAAACTATATAATTCTATGGTTATTAACATAAGTTGTCGAGCAAGGGTCTTACATCACCACTAGGATCATCAAACTTGGCCTGCCTAAACAGCTGATGGATTCGAACAATTTGTTGTGGTGTGAGTGACTTAACTGGTGTTTTAGGGGCGAAATCTGGACCCATTTCCCCTGTAACATGATAAACATAACCATAATGTCATCAATTTACTGGAACAGAAGCTTGTATGACGAGGTTCTAGGTTGTGTAAACCGCATTAACATAGTATATGAGTGTGGTAGAAATATACCGATTAATCGTTCAGCATGGGATTTCCCGATGTTAACAAATTCATGTTGAAGAAATTGCAAAAGGAACGGTTTT
Proteins encoded in this region:
- the LOC139863457 gene encoding wall-associated receptor kinase-like 10, with the translated sequence MMHFQVFHLLIILILSKTSSIKALDFAKPGCNDTCGQVIIPYPFGIGEKCSFDKWYVIDCNSSIPYLSALNNHELLSIDLEQQTVTVNVPQISRCSNSVSNSYGHIQSIDLSLGPFWFSELHNVFVVKGCGWNNEVCGADVIVGGGNDSVDVSNGGCC